One segment of Solanum stenotomum isolate F172 chromosome 1, ASM1918654v1, whole genome shotgun sequence DNA contains the following:
- the LOC125865766 gene encoding probable 3-hydroxyisobutyryl-CoA hydrolase 2, with amino-acid sequence MACHVLRGEFSKDVHEGYRAIFIDRDKNPKWEPSRLELIRDDDVDRYFSKVDDEDWEDLKLPPRSNLSRYAIAKL; translated from the exons ATGGCTTGTCATGTGTTGAGGGGAGAATTTAGCAAGGATGTTCATGAG GGATACAGAGCCATATTCATCGACAGGGATAAAAATCCTAAG TGGGAGCCCTCCAGACTGGAACTAATTAGAGATGATGATGTCGATCGTTACTTCTCTAAGGTAGATGATGAAGATTGGGAAGACCTAAAGCTGCCTCCAAGATCAAATTTGTCTCGGTATGCAATTGCCAAGCTTTAA